The segment CACGCCGATAACTGCCAGGATGGCCAGGAACACGTTATTGGTGATGAAGTTGCTGATGCCAATGGCGATCTGGGTTGGCACGGGCAGTTCGGCGTCGAAGCCTTCATAGACTTCGGCGAACATGGGTACCACATAGTAGAAGAGAAACCAGACCACCACGGCCAGGAAAATGAGGATGAAGATAGGATAAGCCATAGCGGAGCTCACCTTGCGGCGGGTGTCCTCGATCTTTTCCAGATAGTCGGAAAGCTCATCCAGGATGGTGTGCAGGGTTCCGGAGACCTCACCGGCCTTCACCAGGGCGATATAGAGTGGATTGAAGACACCGGGATGCTGTTCCATGGCTTCTGAAAGCGAATAACCTTTGCGGATATCGTCGGAAAGGCGCCGCAATATCTTGGCGAATTTGGCATTCTTTTCAGCCTTTTCCAGATCCGTGAGGGCTTTTTCGATGGTGAGACCGGCAGAGAACATGGTGGAGAGCTGGCGGGTGAAGAAGACCAGAGTTTTCAGCGAAACTCCCGTGCGCCACTTGTAAATGGAGAGCATGATCTTGTCGGAGAGGGACAACTTGCCCTTGAAAGCGCCTTCCGAGGCGGCTTTCACCGAGATTATGGTGCTTCCTTCCTTGGCCAGTTTGTCCACGGCCTGGTCCAGAGAATCGGCTTTGAGTATGCCTTCGACCCTGGCGCCCTTGACGTCCTTGATGATATAGGCAAAATTCGGCATTGGCTAAACCTTTCGAAGATTATTCCACGATGGTCATCTTGATGACTTCGCGGATGGTTGTGATACCTTTGACCATCTTGGTTATGGCGGCATCGTGCAGGGTGCGCATTCCGGCGCGGAGAGCGGCTTCGCGGATGAGGTCCTGGTTGCCGCCGTCGTAGATAATGCTGCGGATTTCGGGATTGACCGTAAGGAGCTCAAAGATGCCTGTGCGGCCTGCAAATCCGGTGTTGTCGCAGTGTACGCAGCCACGGCCGATCTTAAAGTTGATCTGGGCGGCCTGTTCCGGGCTGAGTCCGCAATCGCTGATCTCCTGGTCGGTTGGCTTGTAATCCATGATGCAGTAAGGACAGATTTTGCGAACCAGGCGCTGGGCCATCACCAGGCTGAGTGAAGAACCCACCAGATAAGGCTTGATGCCGATATCGATGAGACGGGTGACTGTCGAGGGGGCGTCGTTGGCGTGCAGGGTGGAAAAAACCAGATGACCGGTGAGGGAAAACTTAATGGCGATGTCGGCGGTTTCCTCGTCACGGATTTCACCTATTAGCACGATATCCGGGTCTTGGCGCAGCACGGAGCGGAGGGCGGTACCAAAGGTGAGGCCGATCTGTTCCTTGGTCTCAATCTGGGTGACGCCTTCCAGACGGTATTCCACAGGGTCTTCCACGGTGATGATATTGGTTTCCACATCCTCGATCTCTTTGAGGGCGGCGTGGAGGGAAGTGGAT is part of the Candidatus Cloacimonadota bacterium genome and harbors:
- a CDS encoding type II secretion system F family protein — its product is MPNFAYIIKDVKGARVEGILKADSLDQAVDKLAKEGSTIISVKAASEGAFKGKLSLSDKIMLSIYKWRTGVSLKTLVFFTRQLSTMFSAGLTIEKALTDLEKAEKNAKFAKILRRLSDDIRKGYSLSEAMEQHPGVFNPLYIALVKAGEVSGTLHTILDELSDYLEKIEDTRRKVSSAMAYPIFILIFLAVVVWFLFYYVVPMFAEVYEGFDAELPVPTQIAIGISNFITNNVFLAILAVIGVIVALWVVNLTNKGRYVWDSIKLKLPVFGGVTVNSIMSKFSRTFSILMAAGVPIMDTMELTENVVQNAVIEGGIRRARVMVKEGYGVANAFRRTGLFPPTLLQMIGTGEETGDMDKLLGKAAQFYEKLVDAVIERLTSLIEPFLIIIMAAVVGGIIVVVYLPIFSLGEAMTQGIK